A region from the Desulfoglaeba alkanexedens ALDC genome encodes:
- a CDS encoding REP-associated tyrosine transposase: MPNYRRAWHPGGTYFFTVNTLRRRGCTLLTDHIDSLRAAVRTVRRVHPFRIHGWVVLPDHLHAVIELPPGDADFAARWRLIKAGFSKRLPPIERRSAVRVARGERGIWQRRFWEHLIRDERDFAAHMDYVHFNPVKHGHVARVADWPYSTFHALVAKGIYPADWAGSMAADGVRCPD; the protein is encoded by the coding sequence ATGCCCAACTACCGACGCGCCTGGCATCCCGGCGGGACGTATTTCTTTACGGTCAACACCCTGCGCCGGCGCGGTTGCACGCTCCTGACGGATCACATCGATTCGCTGCGCGCCGCCGTGCGCACGGTGCGACGTGTGCATCCGTTTCGTATCCACGGGTGGGTGGTGTTGCCGGATCACCTGCATGCCGTCATCGAACTGCCGCCCGGCGACGCCGACTTCGCCGCCCGCTGGCGGTTGATCAAGGCCGGTTTTTCCAAACGCCTGCCGCCAATAGAACGGCGTTCGGCGGTGCGTGTGGCCCGCGGAGAACGCGGCATCTGGCAACGACGATTCTGGGAACACCTGATTCGAGATGAACGCGATTTTGCTGCGCACATGGATTATGTGCACTTCAATCCTGTCAAACATGGCCATGTCGCCAGGGTTGCCGACTGGCCCTATTCGACGTTTCATGCCTTGGTGGCGAAAGGGATTTATCCGGCCGATTGGGCCGGCAGTATGGCGGCCGACGGGGTGAGGTGCCCTGACTGA
- a CDS encoding DUF433 domain-containing protein, whose translation MNLHKTLDTTVISGETGSGETVEQILEAHPRLTREAIKAELAFAAKALRADVVFPTSGISS comes from the coding sequence ATGAATTTACACAAAACGCTTGACACTACCGTGATTTCTGGAGAAACGGGGAGTGGAGAGACCGTTGAACAGATCCTTGAAGCCCATCCCAGATTGACGAGAGAAGCGATCAAAGCAGAGCTGGCATTCGCCGCCAAAGCATTGCGGGCCGACGTTGTCTTCCCTACAAGCGGGATAAGCTCATGA
- a CDS encoding phospholipase D family protein yields MFVTSSEYEKVVTSILEEEEELFVAVAFWGCGADSIINRRSAKTVKLICNLASGATNPDVIGALRGKQGVCLKQHDRLHAKVFVGSKRALVGSANLSSNGLNLEGAEISGWEEAGLVTTDAKEIGAIKKWFDAMWRESREIKDFELEDARRKWKERRATRVNISSSSSSSRGFSLAELSLEEISDRRIYLVIYRNQLSDEAVKEYGKYQKQQTGQPLDKSAEPPPVYEGWPELPKDAQLIDVYYGPRGGLRCFGVYTRTYDIKFKYSEGSQGHLAVCRKDNQIMGYPFGHEEELKFAKDLCPCIEEIWNSDLAVGDNLGKYIQLADVVQICRRPHSKR; encoded by the coding sequence ATGTTTGTTACGTCCTCTGAGTACGAAAAAGTAGTCACCTCCATATTGGAGGAGGAAGAGGAATTGTTTGTGGCAGTGGCGTTTTGGGGGTGTGGCGCGGACTCGATTATCAACCGGCGTTCCGCGAAAACTGTCAAACTGATATGTAACTTGGCAAGTGGCGCGACGAATCCCGATGTTATTGGTGCTCTCCGCGGTAAGCAGGGTGTTTGTCTAAAGCAACATGATCGCTTGCATGCGAAGGTGTTCGTGGGGAGCAAGAGAGCACTTGTTGGTTCGGCGAATTTGTCAAGCAATGGTTTGAATTTAGAAGGGGCTGAGATTTCTGGGTGGGAGGAAGCAGGGTTAGTAACTACCGATGCAAAGGAAATTGGAGCCATAAAAAAGTGGTTTGACGCGATGTGGAGGGAATCCCGGGAAATCAAAGATTTCGAACTTGAAGACGCAAGGCGAAAATGGAAAGAAAGGCGAGCAACAAGGGTAAATATCTCTTCTTCTTCTTCTTCTTCGCGTGGTTTCTCGCTTGCTGAACTCAGCCTGGAGGAGATCTCTGATAGGCGAATATATTTGGTTATATACCGTAATCAGCTTTCGGATGAGGCGGTGAAAGAGTATGGAAAGTATCAGAAACAACAGACCGGCCAGCCATTGGACAAGTCCGCCGAGCCACCCCCAGTTTATGAAGGGTGGCCGGAGTTACCCAAAGATGCTCAGCTTATCGACGTATATTATGGACCGCGCGGTGGCCTTCGATGCTTCGGAGTCTATACTCGAACCTATGATATCAAATTCAAATACAGCGAAGGGTCGCAAGGGCATTTGGCCGTTTGCCGTAAAGACAACCAGATCATGGGCTATCCATTTGGACACGAAGAGGAATTGAAGTTTGCTAAAGACCTATGTCCTTGTATAGAGGAAATTTGGAACAGTGATTTGGCGGTTGGTGACAACCTTGGAAAGTATATCCAGCTCGCAGACGTTGTCCAAATCTGTAGGCGCCCGCATTCAAAACGGTAG
- a CDS encoding REP-associated tyrosine transposase — protein sequence MKSSRTTISAEHWIICTRPTHPVVTIGIKCLEKTLDACLTFFHFPEEEWISLRTTNIIERFNKEFRRRTRPMEIVAGEQSCYTLLAFIALKMELHWRPNPLGKEFDPAHTMPNYRPAWHPGATYFFTVNTLRRRGCTLLTDHIDSVRAAVRTVRRAHPFRIHGWVVLPDHLHAVIELPPGGADFAARWRLIKAGFSKRLPPIERRSAVRVARGERGIWQRRFWEHLIRDERDFAAHMDYVHFNPVKHGHVARVAEWPYSTFHALVAKGIYPADWGGSMAADGVSCPD from the coding sequence TTGAAAAGCTCACGGACGACAATTTCGGCCGAACACTGGATCATCTGTACCAGGCCAACACATCCCGTTGTCACCATCGGAATAAAATGTCTGGAGAAGACCCTGGATGCGTGCCTTACCTTCTTCCACTTCCCTGAAGAAGAATGGATCTCTCTTCGAACCACCAACATCATCGAAAGGTTCAACAAGGAGTTTCGCAGAAGGACCAGGCCGATGGAGATCGTGGCAGGTGAGCAGTCCTGCTACACCCTCCTTGCATTCATTGCATTGAAGATGGAGCTCCACTGGAGGCCCAATCCTCTCGGAAAAGAATTTGATCCGGCCCATACCATGCCCAACTACCGACCCGCCTGGCATCCCGGCGCGACTTATTTCTTTACGGTCAATACGTTGCGACGGCGCGGTTGCACCCTCCTGACGGATCACATCGATTCGGTGCGCGCCGCTGTGCGCACGGTGCGACGTGCGCATCCGTTTCGTATCCACGGGTGGGTGGTGTTGCCGGATCACCTCCATGCCGTCATCGAACTGCCGCCCGGCGGCGCCGACTTCGCCGCCCGCTGGCGGTTGATCAAGGCCGGTTTTTCCAAACGCCTGCCGCCAATCGAACGGCGTTCGGCGGTGCGTGTGGCCCGCGGAGAACGCGGCATCTGGCAACGGCGATTCTGGGAACACCTGATTCGAGATGAACGCGATTTTGCTGCGCACATGGATTATGTGCACTTCAATCCTGTCAAACATGGCCATGTCGCCAGGGTTGCCGAATGGCCTTATTCGACGTTTCATGCCTTGGTGGCGAAAGGGATTTATCCGGCCGATTGGGGCGGCAGCATGGCGGCCGACGGGGTGAGCTGCCCTGACTGA